aacaagtgatacacgaacaaaggaggggttcggggcacctgcccaatcaccccctgtagaagggagaagtttctggaaggatgggggggtttcaggagatgaacagggctctggaggaggggaaaggggcagttgccaggggaacgggggtggagacaagggcttggcagcgagcccagacagggaggacaccattcgagggaaagggggaaccaggactgaaccatcgaactgggtatagggttgtaactgggggaagcatcacaaaaggagagaacaatacaaaacagcggagataactcaattgggaactgaacacacaccacaacacagggctctgctcaaaGTCGCTCCTCCAgtgggggatggagctggagcagcgcACTAAGCTCTTCCCGCACTCGGGGCACTCGCAGGGCTTCCCTTAGTGGTGCCTCCGTTGGTGTTTGGTCAAcgcagagctgctggagaagctcttcccacacgggggacactcgtagggcctctctCCAGTGTGGATTCGCTGGTGGTTGATGAGGGTGGAGTTGTCCCTGAATCCCTTCCCGCAGTCAGGGCAgcggaagggcctctcctctcTGTGAATCTGATagtgctggaggagatgggagctggTCTGAAACTTCTTCCTGCATTTatcacactcgtagggcctctccccagtgtgggtcCTTTGGTGGAGGATCAGTTTGGAATGCTGCcggaagctcttcccacattccccacactcatagggcctctccccagtaTGGATCCTCTGGTGGCAGATCAGGGtggagctctggctgaagctcttcccacactccccacatTCATAGGGCCGCTCCCCAGTGTGGGTCCTCTGGTGCCTGTTTAGGCTGGATTTCCACCT
This DNA window, taken from Serinus canaria isolate serCan28SL12 unplaced genomic scaffold, serCan2020 HiC_scaffold_655, whole genome shotgun sequence, encodes the following:
- the LOC127061333 gene encoding gastrula zinc finger protein XlCGF49.1-like, encoding MSRDTEAEQELSMESREDKSPGQNLVAEAVLSGSTAQEPNGEEKPRRCRTRRGCKRRSQGSEGERASLGREGGRRWSQSSELVLHEQLHGGEKPHTCGECGMSFRWKSSLNRHQRTHTGERPYECGECGKSFSQSSTLICHQRIHTGERPYECGECGKSFRQHSKLILHQRTHTGERPYECDKCRKKFQTSSHLLQHYQIHREERPFRCPDCGKGFRDNSTLINHQRIHTGERPYECPPCGKSFSSSSALTKHQRRHH